The following proteins come from a genomic window of Micromonospora zamorensis:
- a CDS encoding MFS transporter: MSAAQTPQPVTAAENRRRWQAVGVGLVAAFMTLLDVSIVNVAVPSIDRALHASPSDLQWILSGYALTFGLALVPAGRFGDARGRRNAFVFGISLFTVTSALAGLATSPTWLVIARLLQGAAAGVVNPQVIGLIQQLFRGPERARPFGLLGATIGISTAVGPLLGGLLIAIGGEEHGWRWVFFVNVPVGILAVILGWRLLPGRPAGQVGWHRLDPVGVLLLGVGVVLVLLPLVQEQQWQTPWKWALIPVGLAVLVVFGLWERRFARRYEPLFDLRLFNLQSYTLGSILALVYFGGFTAIFFIFTLFLQMGLGYSAFIAGLAITPFALGSAAAAVLGGRVVNRFGRPLVAIGLLTVVIGLAATVVALKLAPDAPAPWVAAGPLLVAGIGSGLVIAPNQTITLSEVPVGQAGSGAGMLQTGQRIGAAAGIAAVGSMFFSSLADSRGNWTSAFERSLLLATGIIVLALICALIDIVRTHNHHKN; the protein is encoded by the coding sequence ATGAGTGCGGCGCAGACGCCGCAGCCGGTGACGGCGGCCGAGAACCGACGACGCTGGCAGGCGGTCGGTGTCGGGTTGGTCGCCGCGTTCATGACGCTGCTCGACGTGAGCATCGTCAACGTCGCGGTGCCCTCCATCGACCGGGCGCTGCACGCGTCGCCGAGCGACCTGCAGTGGATCCTCTCCGGGTACGCGCTCACCTTCGGCCTGGCGCTGGTCCCCGCCGGCCGCTTCGGCGACGCACGCGGTCGGCGCAACGCGTTCGTCTTCGGCATCTCGCTCTTCACCGTGACCAGCGCGCTCGCCGGCCTCGCCACCTCACCGACGTGGCTGGTCATCGCCCGACTGCTTCAGGGTGCCGCCGCTGGCGTCGTCAACCCGCAGGTCATCGGGCTCATCCAGCAACTCTTCCGCGGGCCCGAACGGGCGCGCCCGTTCGGCCTGCTCGGCGCAACCATCGGAATCTCCACAGCGGTCGGGCCGTTGCTCGGCGGGCTGCTCATAGCCATCGGCGGCGAGGAACACGGGTGGCGGTGGGTCTTCTTCGTCAACGTGCCCGTCGGCATCCTCGCGGTGATTCTCGGCTGGCGTCTGCTGCCCGGCCGCCCCGCCGGTCAGGTCGGCTGGCATCGACTCGACCCCGTCGGTGTCCTGCTGCTCGGTGTGGGCGTCGTCCTCGTCCTGCTTCCGCTCGTGCAGGAGCAGCAGTGGCAGACCCCCTGGAAGTGGGCGCTCATCCCGGTCGGCCTGGCCGTGCTGGTCGTCTTCGGGCTCTGGGAGCGACGCTTCGCACGCCGTTACGAACCCCTGTTCGACCTTCGACTGTTCAACCTCCAGTCGTACACACTGGGCTCGATCCTGGCGCTGGTCTACTTCGGCGGCTTCACCGCGATCTTCTTCATCTTCACCCTGTTCCTACAGATGGGTCTCGGTTACAGCGCGTTCATCGCCGGTCTGGCCATCACCCCGTTCGCCCTGGGATCGGCGGCTGCCGCCGTACTCGGTGGCCGCGTCGTCAACCGCTTCGGCCGACCACTGGTCGCCATCGGTCTGCTCACCGTGGTGATCGGCCTGGCCGCAACGGTGGTCGCGCTGAAACTCGCGCCGGATGCCCCCGCGCCCTGGGTTGCCGCCGGTCCACTGCTCGTCGCCGGCATCGGCAGCGGGCTGGTGATCGCCCCCAACCAGACGATCACCCTCTCCGAAGTGCCGGTAGGGCAGGCGGGCAGCGGCGCCGGGATGCTCCAGACCGGTCAGCGCATCGGCGCCGCGGCCGGCATCGCCGCCGTCGGTTCGATGTTCTTCTCGTCGCTGGCCGACAGCCGCGGCAACTGGACCAGCGCCTTCGAGCGATCGCTCCTGCTGGCCACCGGCATCATCGTGCTCGCGCTGATCTGCGCGCTGATCGACATCGTCCGCACCCACAACCACCACAAGAACTGA
- a CDS encoding low molecular weight phosphatase family protein, which produces MADRVLFVCHANLCRSPMAEFLARRLLADRPVTVASAGTDAIDGLAMHPYAMEIAADNGADPAEFRTRGLRPEYLADATLVLTATRRQRSVCTALTPAALHRTFTVRQFGRLAAAAEPLDGSSDDPLGAAIAAAAQARGRLQPAAPEADDLRDPIGGTAADFRRCAEEIERSLRPLATLIGATG; this is translated from the coding sequence ATGGCTGATCGCGTGTTGTTCGTCTGCCACGCCAACCTGTGCCGGTCGCCGATGGCCGAGTTCCTGGCCCGCCGACTGTTGGCCGACCGGCCCGTCACCGTGGCCAGCGCCGGCACCGACGCGATCGACGGGCTGGCGATGCACCCGTACGCGATGGAGATCGCGGCCGACAACGGCGCCGACCCGGCGGAGTTCCGGACCCGGGGGTTGCGCCCCGAGTACCTGGCCGACGCGACGCTGGTGCTGACCGCGACCCGACGCCAGCGCTCGGTCTGCACCGCGCTGACACCGGCGGCGCTGCACCGGACGTTCACCGTGCGCCAGTTCGGCCGGCTGGCCGCGGCGGCCGAGCCACTCGACGGATCGAGCGACGACCCGTTGGGCGCGGCGATCGCCGCCGCCGCCCAGGCCCGGGGACGGCTGCAACCTGCCGCCCCCGAGGCGGACGACCTTCGGGACCCGATCGGCGGCACCGCCGCCGACTTCCGACGCTGCGCCGAGGAGATCGAACGGTCGCTGCGACCCCTCGCCACGCTCATCGGGGCAACCGGGTGA
- a CDS encoding nucleotidyl transferase AbiEii/AbiGii toxin family protein, whose translation MTEPHLHDFYREVARVALTAAGPYRFVLGGGVAWAAHGLVARPTEDVDLFADVEGAAAAASAGVRGALERAGFLVTDADPDSELGELFDGYEQDMKDFVVSRDGRQIRLSLARLDRQQSPVVMDLGPVMDVRDLVANKIAALVNRREVRDFIDVAAALEHYDVTELLVLARQVDPALDPDDVRAAGRYLDRLPEQRFGRYGLSAADIAQVRQRFAAWPR comes from the coding sequence GTGACCGAGCCTCATCTGCACGACTTCTACCGGGAGGTGGCCCGGGTGGCGCTCACCGCCGCCGGACCGTACCGGTTCGTGTTGGGTGGCGGGGTGGCCTGGGCGGCGCACGGGTTGGTCGCCCGCCCGACGGAGGACGTCGACCTCTTCGCGGACGTGGAGGGTGCCGCCGCGGCGGCCTCCGCGGGGGTGCGCGGGGCGTTGGAGCGAGCCGGCTTCCTCGTCACCGACGCCGACCCGGACAGTGAGCTGGGCGAGCTGTTCGACGGGTACGAGCAGGACATGAAGGACTTCGTGGTGAGCCGGGACGGACGGCAGATCCGGCTCAGCCTCGCCCGGTTGGACCGCCAGCAGAGCCCGGTGGTGATGGACCTCGGCCCGGTGATGGACGTCCGCGACCTGGTGGCCAACAAGATCGCGGCACTGGTCAACCGGCGGGAGGTTCGTGACTTCATCGACGTGGCGGCGGCGTTGGAGCACTACGACGTGACCGAGCTGCTGGTGCTGGCACGGCAGGTCGACCCCGCGCTGGACCCGGACGACGTGCGCGCCGCCGGCCGCTACCTGGACCGCCTGCCCGAGCAACGCTTCGGACGTTACGGCCTGAGCGCCGCCGACATCGCCCAGGTCCGGCAGCGCTTCGCCGCCTGGCCGCGCTGA
- a CDS encoding SDR family oxidoreductase gives MSEDQHTQQDPTSQYGQQSGQPAQQQSPPGSTADMTPKPDHGEESYRGSGKLDGKRALITGGDSGIGRAVALAFAREGADVLISYLSEEEDADAQETIRLIEDAGRRGIAVRGDVTDEAHCQELVDRTVRDLGGIDILVNNAAYQMSQDKGILGISTEQFDRVLKTNLYAMFWLCKAAIPHLAEGSAIINTASIQAFDPSPQLLDYATTKAGIANFTKALAADLAEQGIRVNAVAPGPVWTPLIPSTMPEEKVKQFGTDTPEGRPGQPAELAPAYVFFASQESSYVTGEILGVTGGRPTK, from the coding sequence GTGAGCGAGGACCAGCACACCCAGCAGGACCCCACCAGCCAGTACGGCCAGCAGTCCGGCCAGCCCGCACAACAGCAGTCACCGCCCGGCTCGACCGCCGACATGACTCCGAAGCCGGACCACGGCGAGGAGTCGTACCGGGGCAGCGGCAAGCTCGACGGCAAACGGGCGCTGATCACCGGGGGTGATTCGGGGATCGGCCGGGCGGTCGCGCTGGCGTTCGCCCGGGAGGGCGCCGACGTGCTGATCTCGTACCTGAGCGAGGAGGAGGACGCCGACGCCCAGGAGACGATCCGCCTGATCGAGGACGCCGGCCGGCGGGGGATCGCGGTCCGCGGCGACGTCACCGACGAGGCGCACTGCCAGGAGCTTGTCGACCGGACGGTCCGCGACCTGGGCGGCATCGACATCCTGGTCAACAACGCGGCGTACCAGATGTCGCAGGACAAGGGCATCCTCGGGATCAGCACCGAGCAGTTCGACCGGGTGCTCAAGACCAACCTGTACGCGATGTTCTGGCTGTGCAAGGCCGCCATTCCGCACCTGGCCGAGGGGTCGGCGATCATCAACACGGCGTCGATCCAGGCGTTCGACCCGTCACCACAGCTGTTGGACTACGCGACCACCAAGGCGGGGATCGCCAACTTCACCAAGGCCCTCGCCGCCGACCTGGCCGAGCAGGGCATCCGGGTCAACGCGGTCGCGCCCGGCCCGGTCTGGACGCCGCTGATCCCGTCGACGATGCCGGAGGAGAAGGTGAAGCAGTTCGGCACCGACACCCCGGAGGGGCGCCCCGGCCAGCCGGCGGAGCTGGCCCCGGCGTACGTCTTCTTCGCCTCGCAGGAATCCAGCTACGTCACCGGCGAGATCCTGGGCGTCACGGGCGGCCGACCGACCAAGTGA
- a CDS encoding bifunctional metallophosphatase/5'-nucleotidase, producing the protein MTSPSGPSRRQVLVAAAAAATAPLIAAAPAQAAGAARPRTWDLTLLGTSDTHGNVYNWDYYRDAEYDDSKQNDIGVAKLATLINQIRRERRGKATLVLDAGDTIQGTPLATYYAKQEPITATGEKHPMARAMNVIDYDAVTLGNHEFNYGLPLLDLWIRQLGFPALAANAVNAKTGKPAFLPYVIKKVSLGFAAPTLRVGILGLTNPGVAIWDKGNVEGKLRFDDMVATAAKWVPIMRARGADLVLISAHGGDSGTSSYGPELPNENPVALIAQQVPGIDAILFGHAHNEVVERFVTNERTGAQVLLSEPSKWGQRLTRMDFTLTRERGRWTITKKAASMLNTNTVVEDPKVLAAVRAQHQKTIAYVNQVVAQATVEMSTVESRYKDTPILDFINHVQAETVTKALAGTQYADLPVLSQASPFSRTAVFPAGDVKIRDVAGLYVFDNTLEAVVLSGAEVRTYLEYSAKYFRTLAPGAPVDPEQISDSPAVPDYNYDVISGLDYDIDISKPIGQRITRLVLAGTDTPVADNAQFVMAVNNYRRSGGGNFPGIVKTQVYNAQQEIRQLLIDWAQAKGTIDPADFFQQNWRLVREGVPVF; encoded by the coding sequence ATGACCTCTCCCTCCGGCCCGTCGCGTCGCCAGGTGCTCGTCGCCGCGGCGGCGGCCGCGACCGCCCCGCTGATCGCCGCCGCGCCCGCGCAGGCGGCCGGCGCGGCCCGGCCGCGCACCTGGGACCTCACCCTCCTGGGCACGTCGGACACGCACGGCAACGTCTACAACTGGGACTACTACCGCGACGCCGAGTACGACGACAGCAAGCAGAACGACATCGGCGTCGCGAAGCTGGCCACTCTGATCAACCAGATCCGTCGGGAGCGGCGCGGCAAGGCGACGCTGGTGCTCGACGCCGGCGACACCATCCAGGGCACGCCGCTGGCCACGTACTACGCCAAGCAGGAGCCGATCACCGCCACCGGCGAGAAGCACCCGATGGCCCGGGCGATGAACGTCATCGACTACGACGCGGTGACCCTGGGCAACCACGAGTTCAACTACGGCCTGCCGTTGCTGGACCTGTGGATCCGTCAGCTCGGTTTCCCGGCCCTCGCCGCGAACGCGGTCAACGCGAAGACCGGCAAGCCGGCCTTCCTGCCGTACGTCATCAAGAAGGTCTCCCTCGGTTTCGCCGCACCGACCCTGCGGGTCGGCATCCTGGGGTTGACCAACCCCGGTGTGGCCATCTGGGACAAGGGCAACGTCGAGGGCAAGCTGCGCTTCGACGACATGGTCGCGACCGCGGCGAAGTGGGTGCCGATCATGCGGGCCCGCGGTGCGGACCTCGTGCTGATCTCCGCGCACGGCGGTGACAGCGGCACCTCCAGCTACGGCCCGGAGCTGCCGAACGAGAACCCGGTGGCGCTGATCGCCCAGCAGGTGCCGGGGATCGACGCGATCCTCTTCGGTCACGCGCACAACGAGGTGGTCGAGCGGTTCGTCACCAACGAGCGGACCGGCGCGCAGGTGCTGCTCTCCGAGCCGTCGAAGTGGGGCCAGCGGCTCACCCGGATGGACTTCACCCTGACCCGCGAACGCGGCCGGTGGACGATCACCAAGAAGGCCGCCAGCATGCTGAACACCAACACCGTGGTCGAGGACCCGAAGGTGCTCGCCGCCGTGCGGGCCCAGCACCAGAAGACCATCGCGTACGTCAACCAGGTGGTGGCCCAGGCCACCGTCGAGATGTCCACAGTGGAATCCCGGTACAAGGACACTCCCATCCTGGACTTCATCAACCACGTCCAGGCCGAGACCGTCACGAAGGCGCTGGCCGGCACGCAGTACGCCGACCTGCCGGTGCTGTCCCAGGCGTCCCCGTTCAGCCGTACCGCGGTCTTCCCCGCCGGGGACGTGAAGATCCGTGACGTGGCAGGGCTCTACGTCTTCGACAACACGCTCGAGGCGGTCGTGCTCAGCGGCGCGGAGGTGCGCACCTACCTGGAGTACTCGGCGAAGTACTTCCGGACCCTCGCTCCGGGCGCCCCCGTCGACCCGGAGCAGATCAGCGACTCGCCGGCGGTGCCGGACTACAACTACGACGTGATCTCCGGCCTGGACTACGACATCGACATCTCCAAGCCGATCGGGCAGCGGATCACCCGCCTGGTGCTGGCCGGCACCGACACTCCGGTGGCGGACAACGCCCAGTTCGTGATGGCGGTGAACAACTACCGGCGCAGCGGCGGCGGCAACTTCCCCGGCATCGTGAAGACCCAGGTCTACAACGCGCAGCAGGAGATCCGTCAGCTGCTCATCGACTGGGCGCAGGCCAAGGGGACGATCGACCCGGCCGACTTCTTCCAGCAGAACTGGCGACTGGTACGCGAGGGCGTGCCGGTCTTCTGA
- a CDS encoding geranylgeranyl reductase family protein: protein MIVWDLVVVGAGPAGLSAAHAAARAGVSTLVVERAAHPRYKTCGGGLIGTSLAAVADRIEVPAHDRVDRVTFTRDGRREFTRRSDSPVVTMVRREEFDDRLRAAAVAAGAQMRERVAVRAIEQDPEGVRLRLADGTTIAARAVIGADGSSGVTARHVGGRYRQVDLGLELEIPVPPAEQERWRGRLLLDWGAMPGSYAWVFPKGDRLTVGVIAGRGAGEGTREYLRRFVDRLGLTGLPAEHDSGHLTRCREEDSPLRNGRVLVVGDAAGLLEPWSREGISFALRSGGLAGAAVAAGELSGYERAVAEGLVPEMRAGFRLLDVFTRRPDVFHALLATPPGWRMFVQFCQGRASFDEMLRRRPIRAALAVLDRMPAPRRAPSIHPGS from the coding sequence GTGATCGTTTGGGACCTCGTCGTCGTCGGCGCCGGCCCCGCCGGGCTCTCCGCGGCGCACGCCGCTGCCCGCGCCGGTGTCTCCACCCTTGTTGTCGAGCGAGCCGCGCATCCGCGCTACAAGACCTGTGGTGGTGGCCTGATCGGCACCTCCCTGGCGGCCGTCGCGGATCGGATCGAGGTGCCGGCGCACGACCGGGTGGACCGGGTCACGTTCACCCGCGACGGCCGTCGGGAGTTCACCCGCCGCAGCGACAGCCCGGTCGTGACCATGGTGCGCCGCGAGGAGTTCGACGACCGGCTGCGCGCGGCGGCGGTCGCCGCGGGCGCGCAGATGCGGGAGCGGGTCGCCGTCCGCGCGATCGAGCAGGACCCCGAGGGGGTACGCCTGCGGCTGGCCGACGGTACGACGATCGCGGCCCGCGCGGTGATCGGGGCGGACGGTTCGTCGGGGGTGACCGCCCGGCATGTGGGGGGCCGGTACCGGCAGGTGGACCTGGGTCTGGAGCTGGAGATCCCGGTGCCCCCGGCCGAGCAGGAGCGGTGGCGGGGGCGGTTGCTGCTGGACTGGGGAGCGATGCCGGGGTCGTACGCCTGGGTCTTTCCCAAGGGTGACCGGTTGACTGTCGGGGTGATCGCCGGGCGGGGCGCGGGGGAGGGGACCCGGGAGTACCTGCGGCGGTTCGTGGACCGGTTGGGGCTGACCGGCTTGCCGGCGGAGCACGACTCCGGGCACCTGACCCGGTGCCGGGAGGAGGACTCGCCGTTGCGCAACGGCCGGGTGCTGGTCGTGGGGGATGCTGCGGGGCTGTTGGAGCCGTGGAGCCGGGAGGGCATCAGCTTCGCGTTGCGTTCCGGCGGGCTGGCCGGTGCGGCGGTCGCGGCAGGTGAACTGTCCGGGTACGAGCGGGCGGTCGCCGAAGGGCTTGTGCCGGAGATGCGGGCGGGCTTCCGGCTGCTGGACGTGTTCACCCGTCGCCCGGACGTGTTCCACGCCCTGCTGGCGACGCCGCCGGGCTGGCGGATGTTCGTCCAGTTCTGCCAGGGGCGGGCGAGCTTCGATGAAATGCTGCGGCGTCGGCCCATCCGGGCGGCCCTCGCGGTGCTGGATCGGATGCCAGCCCCGCGCCGGGCTCCTTCTATTCACCCAGGATCCTAG
- a CDS encoding DUF4012 domain-containing protein yields MTESERPTRRRSRSRRRRRARLRRVLLSALVVGSLLLAVGGWVGFRGWQARAHLLNAAGLARELSAQVVGGDTDRALRTLAALQSQSGAARKATGDPSWQLGRRTPIAGDDLDAVRQIAIAIDELARQAFPTLLRADLTSLVPTGGRLDLARLSDVSAELTRADESVQRTRRDLAAVPAESLVSQVRQALIDLRGEIDRLASLTSAGDQGARLLPPLLGASGPRRYLLVSQNLAELRATGGMFGAYAIMEAENGKVKMGKQGSSASLGQFTPALKLPAETRALWTDLPGIYPADVNLSPHFPTAAALYREMFRRKTGTTVDGVLAVDPVVLSYLLKATGPVLVPGGVPLASEKVVQTLLNDSYQRLDVRQQDEFFASSAAAVFDAFFKKNVNPRVLLSAFDRAITERRILFWSARPEEQRTFGDSRMAGTLPEQDTVPTVGVFLNDGSGAKLGYYLRPTANLTVGECRPDGRRELRLRVTLRSTAPKSGLSESVLGLGLAGDPYTARTLVSIFSPAGGAVLDARLDGAETALGSGTERHRQVATASVDVGPGAERALEVTVLTAKTGVGQAELRLTPTASPWTTQVHSAPSCDQ; encoded by the coding sequence GTGACGGAAAGCGAACGGCCGACCCGGCGGCGGAGCCGGTCCCGGCGTCGTCGGCGTGCCCGACTGCGACGTGTCCTCCTCAGTGCCCTGGTGGTCGGCTCGCTGCTGCTGGCGGTCGGCGGGTGGGTCGGCTTCCGCGGCTGGCAGGCGCGTGCCCACCTGCTCAACGCCGCCGGTCTGGCTCGGGAGCTGAGCGCCCAGGTGGTCGGCGGGGACACCGACCGCGCTCTGCGGACGCTCGCCGCTCTGCAGTCGCAGTCGGGCGCGGCCCGGAAGGCGACGGGTGACCCGAGCTGGCAACTCGGTCGGCGTACCCCGATCGCCGGCGACGACCTCGACGCCGTCCGGCAGATCGCCATCGCCATCGACGAGTTGGCCCGGCAGGCGTTCCCGACCCTGCTCCGGGCGGATCTGACCAGCCTGGTACCGACCGGGGGTCGACTGGACCTGGCCCGGCTCAGCGACGTCTCCGCCGAACTGACCCGCGCGGACGAGTCGGTGCAGCGGACGCGTCGAGACCTGGCCGCGGTGCCCGCCGAGAGTCTGGTCAGTCAGGTCCGGCAGGCGCTGATCGACCTGCGCGGCGAGATCGACCGCCTCGCCAGCCTCACCTCGGCCGGCGACCAGGGGGCCCGTCTGCTGCCGCCACTGCTCGGCGCGAGCGGCCCGCGACGCTACCTGCTGGTCTCGCAGAACCTCGCCGAGTTGCGCGCGACCGGCGGCATGTTCGGCGCGTACGCGATCATGGAGGCGGAGAACGGCAAGGTGAAGATGGGCAAGCAGGGCAGCAGTGCCTCGCTCGGCCAGTTCACCCCGGCGTTGAAGCTGCCCGCCGAGACCCGCGCGCTCTGGACCGACCTGCCCGGCATCTACCCGGCCGACGTCAATCTCTCCCCGCACTTCCCGACCGCCGCCGCGCTGTACCGCGAGATGTTCCGCCGTAAGACGGGCACCACAGTCGACGGTGTGCTCGCCGTGGACCCGGTGGTGCTGTCCTATCTGCTCAAGGCGACCGGCCCGGTTCTGGTGCCCGGCGGGGTCCCGCTCGCCAGCGAGAAGGTCGTGCAGACCCTGCTCAACGACAGCTACCAACGGCTGGACGTGAGGCAGCAGGACGAATTCTTCGCCTCATCGGCAGCTGCGGTGTTTGATGCCTTCTTCAAGAAGAATGTCAACCCACGGGTGTTGTTGTCCGCATTTGACCGTGCTATCACCGAACGGCGGATATTGTTCTGGAGTGCCCGACCTGAGGAACAGCGGACGTTCGGCGACAGCCGGATGGCCGGGACGCTTCCGGAACAGGACACCGTGCCGACAGTCGGCGTGTTCCTCAACGACGGCAGCGGCGCGAAGCTCGGCTACTACCTGCGGCCGACGGCGAACCTCACGGTCGGCGAATGCCGACCCGACGGACGCCGTGAGCTCCGGTTGCGGGTGACCCTGCGCTCGACGGCGCCGAAGTCCGGACTTAGCGAGTCGGTCCTCGGCCTCGGCCTGGCCGGCGATCCGTACACCGCCCGCACGTTGGTGTCGATCTTCAGCCCGGCCGGCGGGGCGGTGCTCGACGCCCGGCTCGACGGGGCCGAGACGGCGCTTGGCAGCGGCACCGAACGCCACCGCCAGGTGGCGACGGCCAGCGTCGACGTCGGCCCCGGTGCCGAGAGGGCGCTGGAGGTCACCGTGCTGACGGCCAAGACCGGCGTCGGCCAGGCCGAGTTGCGACTGACCCCCACCGCCAGCCCCTGGACCACCCAAGTTCATTCCGCACCAAGCTGTGACCAGTAG
- a CDS encoding glycosyltransferase family 4 protein, which yields MRIGILSYHFPPEPAFIPGSLAEELAARGHEVRVLTGFPDYPGGHVYPGWRQRWHHETHSERLTVRRVPRYPGRAASTGTRMASYLSFAGSATLAARRYFRDVDALYVFQLPATTFATAGVLRLLGRVPAVLHVQDVWASDGVDETGEGRWAVRMGSAMTRIYRAAARIAVAAPSMRDLVVAAGADPTRVRLVLNWTDERIFHPVTPGAAARQLVRRDGRCVVMHAGTIGARQGLETAVRAAAALDRTMDLVLVGSGADERRVRGLAAELGADNVRFMERRSPVDMPELYAAADYQLVMLRDLPELRGTVPGKLQAALSCAAPVVASAGGDTAELVERARAGLSCPPEDWAALADRFWLAATIPPPTRAEMGRRGRAAYLREMSLPAGVDRIERLLHEAAGRVAEPAGNSRGNLG from the coding sequence GTGAGGATCGGAATCCTGTCGTACCACTTTCCGCCCGAGCCGGCGTTCATCCCGGGCAGCCTCGCCGAGGAACTGGCCGCGCGGGGGCACGAGGTCCGGGTGCTCACCGGCTTTCCGGACTATCCCGGTGGGCACGTCTATCCCGGCTGGCGGCAGCGTTGGCACCACGAGACGCACAGCGAACGGCTGACCGTCCGACGGGTGCCGCGCTACCCCGGGCGTGCCGCGTCCACCGGTACCCGGATGGCCAGCTACCTCTCTTTCGCCGGCAGCGCGACGCTGGCCGCGCGCCGGTACTTCCGCGACGTGGACGCGCTCTACGTCTTTCAGCTGCCGGCGACGACGTTCGCCACCGCCGGGGTGCTCCGGCTGCTCGGCCGGGTGCCGGCGGTGCTGCACGTGCAGGATGTCTGGGCCTCGGACGGCGTCGACGAGACGGGCGAGGGTCGCTGGGCGGTGCGGATGGGCAGCGCGATGACCCGGATCTACCGGGCCGCGGCGCGGATCGCGGTAGCCGCACCGTCGATGCGGGACCTGGTGGTCGCCGCGGGCGCCGACCCGACCCGGGTCCGACTGGTGCTGAACTGGACCGACGAGCGGATCTTCCATCCGGTGACGCCCGGCGCGGCTGCCCGTCAGCTGGTTCGCCGGGACGGCCGGTGCGTGGTGATGCACGCCGGGACCATCGGCGCCCGGCAAGGACTGGAGACCGCTGTCCGGGCGGCGGCGGCACTGGACCGGACGATGGATCTGGTCCTGGTCGGTTCGGGTGCTGATGAGCGGCGGGTGCGGGGGCTCGCCGCCGAGCTGGGCGCGGACAACGTCCGCTTCATGGAGCGACGGTCGCCCGTCGACATGCCCGAGCTGTACGCCGCCGCCGACTATCAGCTCGTCATGCTGCGTGACCTTCCGGAGCTGCGCGGCACGGTGCCCGGCAAGCTCCAGGCCGCGCTCTCGTGTGCCGCACCGGTGGTGGCGTCGGCCGGCGGGGACACGGCCGAGCTTGTCGAGCGAGCCAGAGCAGGGCTCTCCTGCCCTCCGGAGGACTGGGCGGCTCTGGCCGACCGGTTCTGGTTGGCCGCCACCATTCCTCCGCCGACCCGGGCCGAGATGGGTCGGCGGGGCCGGGCGGCGTACCTGCGGGAGATGTCGCTGCCCGCCGGTGTGGACCGGATCGAGCGACTGCTGCATGAGGCGGCAGGACGAGTCGCGGAGCCGGCCGGCAACTCGCGAGGAAACCTCGGTTAA